The Musa acuminata AAA Group cultivar baxijiao chromosome BXJ1-3, Cavendish_Baxijiao_AAA, whole genome shotgun sequence genome window below encodes:
- the LOC135633110 gene encoding pollen receptor-like kinase 4, giving the protein MADQSVPWPLQLLTLLLSLIPWRHPAGASDDGRILLQFKATLSPGVGGDAVLATWVDTRGPCIDQNVSAWAGVYCENGKVATLQLESMSLLGALDLDILTGLPSLRALSFSNNSLEGGIPDFTKLPALKSLYLSWNRFSGEIPDGMFSTMRALKKVWLSHNNFSGPIPTSLTVPEKLMDLGLDSNSFEGHLPDLWQPELQVVNVSYNNLEGPIPVRLSNMSATLFEGNKNLCGPPLLVSCNLPKKHKLAPALLVAIILIAVAVLLAVMALIVFLLLRRRNKKEETTVDRPQTSTNSEKIEHLEAAADAELGPEKHHGGGKKAPKKEQGKLSFVVEWRRKFDMQDLLRASAEVLGSGNFGSSYKATLVDGPAVVVKRFKEMKGVGREDFQEHMRRLGRLSHPNLLPLVAYYYKKEEKLLITEYIPNGSLAHMLHGNRGSKLPPLDWPTRLKIVKGVARGLAYLYDELPMLTVPHGHLKSSNVLLSSSFEPILTDYALVPVMKKAAASQVMVAYKSPECAQHGEPSKKSDVWSFGTLILEILTGKFPADHLAEGSAGADLASWVNTVAGEEGTSKVFDKNMEGTKDSEEEMLKLLKIGIACCEADVDERWEMKEALEKIEELKEREGGTERSLISSEGEGFSSKAMMER; this is encoded by the exons ATGGCCGACCAGTCCGTGCCATGGCCGCTGCAGCTCCTGACGCTCCTCCTCTCTCTCATTCCGTGGCGGCACCCCGCGGGCGCGTCGGACGACGGCCGCATTCTCCTCCAGTTCAAGGCGACGCTGTCCCCTGGCGTCGGCGGCGACGCTGTGCTGGCCACCTGGGTCGACACCCGCGGCCCGTGCATCGATCAGAACGTGTCGGCATGGGCCGGCGTCTACTGCGAGAACGGGAAGGTGGCGACGCTGCAGCTCGAGAGCATGAGCTTGTTGGGCGCGTTGGACCTCGACATCCTCACGGGGTTGCCGAGCCTCCGCGCGCTCAGCTTCAGCAACAACAGCCTCGAGGGAGGGATACCAGACTTCACGAAGCTGCCGGCGCTGAAGTCTCTGTACCTATCGTGGAACCGGTTCTCCGGCGAGATACCGGACGGCATGTTCTCCACGATGCGAGCGCTCAAGAAGGTGTGGCTGTCTCACAACAACTTCTCGGGGCCGATCCCGACCTCTCTGACGGTGCCGGAGAAACTGATGGATCTGGGGCTGGACAGCAACAGCTTCGAGGGGCACCTACCGGATCTCTGGCAGCCGGAGCTGCAAGTCGTCAACGTCTCCTACAACAACCTCGAGGGTCCGATTCCGGTGAGGCTCAGCAATATGAGTGCAACCTTGTTTGAAG GCAACAAGAATCTGTGTGGCCCGCCGCTGCTTGTCTCCTGCAATCTACCAAAGAAGCATAAGCTCGCGCCCGCTCTCCTCGTCGCTATCATTCTGATCGCAGTCGCAGTCTTGTTAGCAGTCATGGCACtcatcgtcttcctcctcctccgccgccgtaaCAAAAAAGAAGAGACCACGGTGGACCGACCTCAAACCAGTACTAACTCCGAAAAGATCGAGCACTTGGAGGCAGCAGCCGATGCTGAGCTTGGACCAGAAAAGCACCACGGGGGAGGGAAGAAGGCCCCTAAGAAGGAGCAGGGCAAGCTGTCGTTCGTTGTGGAGTGGAGGAGGAAGTTTGACATGCAAGATCTCCTCCGGGCCTCCGCTGAGGTCCTCGGCAGCGGAAACTTCGGGTCTTCCTACAAGGCGACCCTGGTCGACGGCCCTGCCGTCGTCGTCAAGCGGTTCAAGGAGATGAAAGGAGTGGGGAGAGAAGACTTCCAAGAGCACATGAGAAGGCTGGGGAGGTTGTCCCACCCCAACCTGCTTCCTCTGGTGGCCTACTACTACAAGAAGGAGGAGAAGCTGCTGATCACCGAGTACATCCCCAATGGAAGCTTGGCCCACATGCTACATG GTAACCGCGGCTCGAAGCTTCCACCGCTCGACTGGCCGACGCGGTTGAAGATAGTCAAAGGCGTCGCGAGAGGCCTCGCTTACCTCTACGACGAGCTCCCGATGTTGACCGTCCCCCATGGCCACCTCAAATCCTCCAACGTGCTGCTTAGTTCCTCCTTTGAGCCCATCCTCACAGACTACGCCCTCGTCCCGGTGATGAAGAAGGCTGCCGCGTCTCAGGTCATGGTGGCCTACAAGTCCCCGGAGTGCGCCCAACACGGCGAACCTTCCAAGAAAAGCGACGTGTGGAGCTTCGGAACGCTGATACTCGAGATCCTAACAGGTAAGTTTCCGGCGGATCATCTGGCGGAGGGGAGCGCCGGTGCGGACTTGGCGAGCTGGGTGAACACCGTCGCCGGAGAAGAGGGGACCAGCAAAGTGTTCGACAAGAACATGGAGGGAACCAAGGACAGCGAGGAGGAGATGTTGAAGCTGTTGAAGATAGGTATTGCGTGCTGTGAGGCAGATGTCGACGAGAGGTGGGAGATGAAGGAAGCGCTGGAGAAGATCGAAGAGCTAAAGGAAAGAGAAGGTGGTACGGAGCGTTCTTTGATCAGCAGCGAGGGCGAAGGCTTCTCCTCGAAAGCCATGATGGAAAGATGA